The following are encoded together in the Prionailurus viverrinus isolate Anna chromosome B3, UM_Priviv_1.0, whole genome shotgun sequence genome:
- the LOC125167463 gene encoding small ubiquitin-related modifier 2-like: MLQTDLLGMPAPSSTAASSFCCSSPAAAKETLVFTVADEKPKEGVKTEDNYHINLKVTGQDGSMMQFKIKRHKPLSKRMKAYCEWQDKPAQLEMEDEDTIDVFQQQTAGIY; the protein is encoded by the exons ATGTTACAAACAGACCTTCTTGGCATGCCTGCTCCCTCCTCCACTGCTGCCTCGTCCTTCTGCTGCTCTTCTCCTG CAGCAGCGAAGGAGACTCTGGTGTTTACTGTGGCTGATGAAAAGCCCAAGGAAGGAGTAAAGACTGAGGACAACTATCATATTAATTTGAAGGTGACAGGGCAGGATGGTTCTATGATGCAGTTTAAGATTAAGAGACATAAACCACTTAGTAAACGCATGAAAGCCTATTGTGAATGGCAGG ACAAGCCTGCACAGTTGGAAATGGAGGATGAAGATACAATTGATGTGTTCCAGCAGCAGACAGCAGGCATCTACTAA